In Aptenodytes patagonicus chromosome 22, bAptPat1.pri.cur, whole genome shotgun sequence, one DNA window encodes the following:
- the CTTNBP2NL gene encoding CTTNBP2 N-terminal-like protein, producing MNLEKLSKPELLTLFSILEGELEARDLVIEALKAQHRDTFIEERYGKYNISDPLMALQRDFETLKEGNHGEKQPVCSNPLSILKVVMKHCKNMQERMLSQLAAAESRHRKVILDLEEERQRHAQDTAEGDDVTYMLEKERERLTQQLEFEKSQVKKFEKEQKKLSSQLEEERARHKQLSSMLVVECKKATAKAAEEGQKTAELSLKLEKEKSKVSKLEEELASKKKRGLQMEAQVEKQLSEFDIEREQLKAKLNREENRTKALKEEVECLKKALKELEASCQEHSPTEPLQPSPSVMSRGIATDSPTVKSMSCQTECLQADRANPASTSKAVHTVFPSPTTPTHSYAKSNGHCDTEMQTGSELLQTNAAENQVQKEKSACAASENAVENGSSPVRTESPVHLMSQLPSSGVSLSPSGTAASSLTPSPCSSPVLTKRLVGASASSPGYQSSYQVGINQRFHAARHKFQSQAEQDHQSSGLQSPPSRDLSPTLADNSAAKQLARNTVTQVLSRFTSQQGPIKPVSPNSSPFGTDYRNLANAVSPKSESGHSPSPGKVSSPLSPLSPGIKSPTIPRAERGNPPPIPPKKPGLAQSPAAPAPLTKTSSQTSSLGAPMDVASSCSNNAVVSNGKDIEILLPTSS from the exons ATGAATCTGGAAAAACTCAGCAAACCAGAACTACTGACGCTGTTTAGCATTCTTGAGGGAGAATTAGAAGCAAGAGATCTTGTCATAGAAGCCTTAAAG GCCCAGCATAGAGACACGTTCATTGAAGAACGCTATGGGAAGTACAACATCAGTGATCCATTAATGGCTTTGCAGAGAGATTTTGAGACCCTGAAAGAGGGAAATCATGGTGAAAAGCAACCAGTGTGCTCCAATCCGTTATCTATTTTGAAAGTGGTGATGAAACATTGCAAGAATATGCAGGAAAGAATGTTATCTCAACTAGCTGCTGCGGAAAGCAGGCACAGAAAG GTGATACTGGAcctggaggaagagagacagcGGCACGCCCAGGACACGGCGGAGGGGGATGATGTCACCTACATGCTGGAGAAGGAGCGGGAGCGGCTCACCCAGCAG TTGGAGTTTGAAAAATCCCAAgtgaaaaagtttgaaaaagaacagaagaagctGTCAAGCCAGTTGGAGGAGGAAAGGGCACGCCACAAGCAACTGTCTTCCATGCTTGTAGTGGAGTGCAAGAAAGCCACTGCCAAAGCAGCTGAAGAGGGGCAGAAGACAGCAGAATTGAGCTTGaaattggaaaaggagaagagtaAGGTGAGTAAACTGGAAGAGGAGCTGGCGTCCAAGAAGAAGCGGGGTTTACAGATGGAAGCACAAGTAGAAAAGCAGCTCTCAGAGTTTGACATTGAAAGAGAACAGCTGAAAGCCAAgctgaacagagaagaaaaccgTACAAAAGCACTCAAAGAAGAGGTGGAATGTCTGAAGAAAGCCCTGAAAGAGCTGGAGGCTTCTTGCCAGGAGCACAGTCCTACCGAGCCTTTGCAGCCAAGCCCCTCGGTGATGTCCAGAGGTATTGCAACTGACAGTCCCACAGTGAAGTCTATGTCTTGTCAGACAGAGTGTCTGCAGGCAGACCGAGCAAATCCTGCCAGCACAAGCAAAGCTGTACACACCGTGTTTCCCAGCCCTACTACACCTACTCATTCCTATGCAAAATCCAATGGTCATTGTGATACAGAGATGCAGACGGGTAGTGAGCTACTGCAGACAAATGCAGCAGAGAACCAAGTTCAGAAGGAGAAATCTGCTTGTGCAGCCTCAGAAAACGCAGTTGAGAATGGAAGTTCTCCTGTAAGAACAGAGTCACCGGTGCATCTGATGTCCCAGCTCCCTTCCAGTGGGGTCTCCCTGTCTCCCAGCGGCACAGCTGCCTCCTCTCTAACAccttctccctgctcctcaccagtTCTGACTAAACGCTTAGTGGGAGCTTCAGCAAGCAGCCCTGGTTACCAGTCATCCTACCAGGTGGGGATCAATCAACGTTTCCATGCAGCTCGGCACAAGTTTCAGTCTCAAGCTGAACAGGACCATCAGTCAAGTGGTCTGCAGAGCCCACCGTCACGGGATTTGTCTCCTACTCTAGCAGATAACTCTGCCGCCAAGCAGTTGGCCCGCAATACAGTCACTCAGGTCCTTTCCAGATTTACCAGCCAGCAGGGACCTATTAAACCTGTCTCCCCTAACAGCTCACCTTTTGGCACAGACTATCGAAATCTGGCAAATGCTGTGAGCCCCAAAAGCGAATCCGGTCACTCCCCAAGCCCTGGCAAGGTTTCCAGTCCGCTAAGCCCGTTGTCTCCTGGAATTAAGTCACCAACCATTCCTAGAGCAGAAAGAGGGAACCCTCCACCCATTCCTCCAAAGAAACCCGGCCTCGCTCAGtcacctgctgctcctgctccactaACTAAAACCTCTTCCCAGACATCCTCTCTGGGTGCCCCCATGGACGTGGCAAGTAGCTGCTCTAACAACGCTGTAGTGTCAAATGGCAAAGACATTGAGATACTCCTGCCAACTAGCAGCTAG